The region ttctattctattcgacAAATCAGCATTTTCGGATTTAATTTGCAGTTTTCCATGGATTTGAGAAccaatgctaaaatgctaaaatgctaacccTATAATTTCAGTAATGTGGAACAGTGTCCTGTTTTTTTAAGCTTACGCTCTGGTTTTCCATGTTTGAAAAGAGCTAATCTAGCGTATTAGCCTGTGATCACATCACGGCGGGTTCGTTAAAGTGGCACTTACATTAatgtagcaacagtagcaacataAAACCTGggcctgttgggggggggggcacatattCATCAATATAAGAGCAAAACAAAACTATATTCACACATAAATCTGGTCTCCAGCTCTTGCTTTAGCAAAACTAGCAAGCTAAAGACTTTTAAGGAGCAACTGGTGCTAAAGCAAAGCTGCTAGCGCCGTGTTCACAAAACAGTGGACGGTTGCCACGGTGATGATCACTGAAGGAcatttatttaatgttattAGGTGAAAGACATTGTTTATTCATCAAACCAGTCAACTTTGGTCAATTAGCAACTTCAACATTTTCGCGAATGCACATATGACAATGACAACAGAAGGTTCTATGGTCGGTACCAAATAAATAGCAACATTGCTCATTTACAGCTTGGctggaggaacaaaaaaaaataaaaaacagaggTTAATCTTCATATTAAAAAGGCATACAGATGAGTGGTGATACTCACTAAATGctcaacacaaaaaaaacaaattctctccttttaaataaagcttttcaGTTTGACTATGCGCCTTCAAGAGCCTGTTATAGTTAAATAAATAGAACGCTTTCCATTTGAACATGCACATCCAATTTgcctggggtggggggtattTACACTTCACTGTTCCTACATGTGTTTGCTCCTCTACACGTTCTCACCATACATACACATAATGTACAGTCACTCTTGCAGACATGCTGCCCCTATTCACTATAAACACGATATCTAACCCTATCGAAAGTGATCAAAAGGCTAACGGTAAACAGGGAAccaggggggaagggggggggggtcttacaAAAGGTTTCAGTTTACAATTGATCATGCACTGTAGAAACTCACTGTTTTGGCTTGAGGGCGTTAATCAGCGGCTTTAATACGCGCTCGTCTTCGTTaagagagcaaagagaggagTGATCCTCCTGTCACCTCTAACAGCTTTgaatccaccccccccccctccccccggaaTCGTCCGCGTCCTAAAACAAGTGGTTTTTAACGATCTTAGTGAGTAAAGTAGAGCCAGGAACTTCCTTCAGGTTCAGACGGGCAGTTTATTCCGGCGCTCGGTCTCTCAGGAGGCAAAATAAGAGTTCTGCATGGAGTAGAGGCGGTCGATGGGGTTTCCCACGCGGGCCTGCAGGGAGCTGACCTCCGAGGACGCCATGAAGCAGTCGCTGAGGCTGGTTAGAGACGTGTCGCTGTCTATGTCGTGGAGGATGGAGTCGTTACCTGGAGAGGGGAGGCACAGAGACAACCGTCAGCATCCGTCTCCCGCTCCGGATTCACAGCAGCGCAGGGAAATTAGAATTCCTAACAGTCGCTTTGAGGCACCGCCGCCGCCTGTCATCACAACCGGGAGCGCCGGGTTGTTGGTTCTCATCAGAGCTCACTTTTTGCTGCCCTCGCTGGGACCATTGCGCCGTGCTGGGGAGCATGTAAACAAGGGGCATCCTCCTAAAAGATCTGCTTAATAGCGACTCTTTCATAAGAGCCGGACGCGTTATTCCTCAGGAGGGAATCGTTAACTTTATTACACTCCGGATCTTAATGATAGTGTTGCACAAAATGGGGACAGTGATTGGAGACATATCTTTTAATGCCTTGCCAATATTGCTCCTCTCCCCCAAACCGAAGGCGAGTGATGAGATGGGGGATTTGGGCTCGCGCTGCCGAGCGGAACTAAATGGAGGCAAATTATGAAGAAGTTATGAACTTTGGGAAACGGTCCCTCTGGGGCTTGTTGAGGACATCGCTCGGAAACGCGGCATTcccatttttcctccctcctccgctcTCCTTGTTTTGCGTTTCCGTTCTCTCTATCGCGCGGACGTATTGTTTCGGTGTTGGGATTCAGGAGCTTAACGTGGCGGTGGGGAAAAGAGCCCCGGAGTGAAGGGACATGTGGAGGCACAGGGGTTAAATGACATTAAACAGAGCTGCTATCTGGTGCGGGTGTCCCCGCGCCGCCACCTGCACCTTGATTTGGGAACGGCCGGATGCTCACCATATGGGTTCATGTGGTCCCCGGGCATCTGTGGGGGGGTGAGCCCCTGCTGGAAGGGGTCCGTGCTGTAGCCGTTCTGATCCATGGcgaccagctgctgctgcgggggaGCCAGTGGCGTGAAGGAGTTCATCATCCCTTCCATCCGATTGGACATCACCTCTGCGAGGGACAAGAGTGTCAGAAAACCCGATACAGAACAGAACTTGGAGCTTTTCCACCGTACGGACGCTCCCCAGAGCCCGCCGCGCCGCACGCTACTCCCGAAACGTCGGGCGTCAATCCTCGACGCGACGAAAAAACCCCGTTTGATCGCTTCCTTTGTGCCGTCGGATGATGTGAAACACAGCTGAACACGTGAAACGTGTGTCGCTGCTACTGGCCGAGCAATTCCAGATAGAGGTGCTAGCAAAAACCACAGCTTCAGGATTGTTGGGGTGTGTCGCTAATGGCGTCCCGGTGAGCCGCATAATTAGGATCTCTGGGCTGGAAGTTCTCCAAGCTAACAATAAACGAGGCTAAACTGCAGTCACATGACATAAACGAGCAACAAATCGGTATGTTTTTGTTCTGACGCTACCTGCCGTGATTAAAAGAACCATCAGCACAAGTTTAGGGCATTAAATCACTAGAAAGCTGGGAAAAAAGCAACGTTTTTCCATTCTAATTCCCCTCAGCGTGGTTCCAAGATGgaaggaaccagaggaaccagctcAGCTGTGATGAGGCGGACCTGTTGGGTTCGACTCCTAAAGCAGAAGCAGGTGGATTAAAGATGAGAGGCCCAAACGCTCCCAggctgtggaaaaacaacatGAGGTTTTCCATGGAAACTTCAAGTCGCCCTTCTTGTGGCTTCTCCCACAATCCCCTTCACAAACTCCCGTCTTGGCCGAATGACGTCAACACCCCTTTTTCTGCACCCGTAGTGATGCCCCAAagctttctctccttcctccaggtCAGACATCTGTCGCTTTACGGTTGTTCTCCTGTTTTATCGGCTAAAATGGCGCTTTTGTCTTCCCTGGAAAGAAATCTGTCCTGTTTGTGTCTTCAGAAAAGTGGGAATACCAAAGAATTGTTTGCGAAAAAGGGAACCATTCTGCTGCCAAACACGCAGCAGAATGTGTGTCGCACATTCAGCcgactgtttacatgttttaatgTGTAAATGACTCGTGTTTACCAAGTGATTGGGAATTTTCCTTGGGACACATTCCGCCATCGCTCGCACGAAGCCCGAGTGTCAGACAGATCTACGGCGTCTCACCGCAGGGAAGCACAGAACGCTCGCGTGAGTCACGGCGAAGAAACGCCGCGTGTTTGGGGTCAAACACAATCGTCCCTCCCTGCCGGCGTTCCCATCAACCTCAGACGCTGAAAGGTGGCGTCTCCGCGTCTCCGCAGCCCTTTCCGCACCATATTGTGTCAACATATGGAACCACACTTCTAAACACCCCTTTAATAGAGCTCTGGAGGGGATCTTTAAATGATTTTAGCCAGAAACAGAAATTAGAGGCACGGGTTCGCGAACGTCTGGTGTGGAACCTCCTGGTTCCTCGGCCTTCTGTTGTGTGTTGGGTGTCCTACCTTGGCCGAGCCGCTGGGAATTCTGTTGctcttgctgttgctgctgtctcctgGCCAACTTTTTCATCTGCAAAGAAGGAGTCGGACTGGTGAGAAACCCCCTCCCAAAAAGCTAACAAGCgctctttaatttaaaaaggatGCTCCTCGCCGTTCACCCTGGAGTGAACTGCCGAGAACCTCCGTCTGGGCGCGCTTCATTGTCAAGAATCAAAGCTTCCCAGCAGATAACGATCAGAAAAGAGGAGAGTGGAGACATTTAATGCGAGAGCGAGCTAGATTTGCAACTCCTCGGGATTTTCTCCCCCCTTTTAAGCATTTGTTGAAGGAATGCAGCGATAAGTTTGACGCTGATTTATGGGCTGGGTGTCTTTGTGATAGAGGAAGGCTGTTGCGCGCACATGCTAGCACTAGCGGCTCTCACCTTAGCTCGCTGGTTCTGAAACCACACCTGCACCACCCGAACGCTGAGCCCCGTCTCTGCGGCCAGGGTCTCCCTCACCTGAAAGCACCAAGACAAACACGTTTTCAGCACCTCGCCGTCCCAGCGAGCCCACGTCCGAGGATTTTTCCAGCCGCCTTGTCCGCTCTTTGATTTTTTTGGAAGGAAAGGTTGAATGAATGCAGTGGTCGTTCGGACCTGCTGATTATTGGATCTTCAAAGCGTTGGCGCGGGAGCAGGACTCCTATCTGAGCATGACGTTTGGTACCGCCTCACACCAGCCTGCCTCGGTTAACACAGACCAGAGTGCTGCTCCCCACTTCAAAGCTGAGCTctgagagctgggggggggggggggggctttttaaTTTGAGAATTTTATTTGTGAAACTAACGTCGGAACAGTGGTCGGCGTCTCGGCACCAAAAGCTCCCACAGCTCGGCTTTATTGGAGTCCTCTTACCTTTCTGCAGGGCTTTGATGACACCTCAAAGGAGGCCTTAAAGGCCCGCCTCTGCTGCGTGGTGAGGATGGTTCTCGGCCGTTTGGGCCTCCTGGAGTCCTTGCTGTCGTCCCCCTTCCCCTGGCTGATGCCTTTCTCCTGCTTGATGTCCAGCTCTTCGTCATCGCTTTTCTCTGCGGACAGAAGCCAGATGACGTCACCGGACGTTGCTTGGAGACCTTTATGTACGTTATCTCCAAAAGGTGGTCAGGGTGGTTGATGGCTAGTTCTGCATCACCCTTCAGACACCAGAGGTGGAGCCAGCAGCCTGGGATGGACCCAACAACCTTGCGCGAGCGACAGCTGCCCAGTTTTTACATCCAACCGTATGTTAGCATCTCAGATCTTCCAGTTTtatcagagagaaaaagaacGTCCTTCCAGTCAGCAGCGCTTTCCTGGTGCACAATCACGAGAAGACACCTGTTTTTGATACCGCTAAAGATTCCCAACTAAAGGAGAGGTCACGTGCACAATCAGGCTGGCGGCGCTCCGTGCAAGAGAACATTGAAGGATGAGCGTTTGTCACCGCGCTGGGCTCCGCTCGCCGGTAATTTAtggccctcagctttgtccgcTTTACACTAAATCAATCTCTGATAACGACACTCCATCAAGCGCGAGATGGAATAGAGCCGAGTGCACGTGGGACATGCATCTTCTGAGACGCAGCAACAAAGTCCAGCTCAAACCACAACTCCCAAATGGAGTTTTCAGCGTTAACAGCAGGATATTACACTCTTGGCACTGAAATATAAGTGGAGAAATCAGTTTAAAGAAGGTAGGACCTGCTCATTCGGCCAATAAAGGACCATATGGGGAATGTACGTatgaaatatacatttctgCGGTGCGCTCTGTCTCCGTGCACCATTGTCTGACCTCTACGCCGACTTTTCTCCAagcaagagagagaaaacaaatcaCCCACCACGTGTTGAAGTTAGACTCTACATGTCAACATTTCCTCCCCATCGCGAAACCGTGGAGACACAAAAGACACGCCGAGCCGTTACACCGGGACACGTCCGGGGGAAGACGCGCGCAGAGCAAATATTCCCACAAGTTGACAAAAGTTGACACAAGCACAGATGTATTTGACAAATTCCGGCTTTTGTGCGTGTTTAAATGTGAGCCAGATGGTGGCGAACAGTGAGGCTTGGCGAGGAGCCTTATTGTGTGCGGAGGCTACACAAGGAACACTAGAGCTGATAAGAGCCCAGGATGGGGGGgcgaggatgggggggggctctgtcagTCAGCATGATACAGTGATTTAATTCTTTCCAGCACCAGGCTGAAGCACGCATGCACGACCATCACCGGcgtcctgtttccacttcctacTGTATCAATCTACAACCCTCACTTGAAACGGGACACCGGCGATTCAAACTGGACAGTTTAGTTGTTATTTTCACGCGTGGACGAGCAACATTTTTACAGACGCTCCCCTGATTCTTAAGGATTTAATCTGCCCATAAAACCGTGGCCGCATTATCTACAGTATTCATCTATACGATCTGCCTCTCTCTTCTTTCACCGGCACATCGTCTGCTACAAATCACGGCGAGGTCTTCCTCCATCATGGCTGCGAACCTACGACCACCGACAGCCTTCCAACCCAGGACGGGAGAGTGGAAACCGCACTGGGGGGGGAAAGGCCGTTTGGTTCTCCGTGTGATGGAGAGCTGGTGTGCTGCTCAATGCTAAATGCTCAATGCTAAAGGACTTGCTAAGTGGTGTAAAATGttccctctttcctctgctgccAGGTCGCCTGAAAGAGGTTCTTAATCTGAACAGAGCACCCGATACGTGGGTGTCACTTGATGGTCACACCTGGGTGTTGCTCTCACCCAGCCGCGGAATGGTTTCAGAGGTCTCACCCGAGTCCGAGTCGTCCGGGCTGACCGAGCTCAGCAGGTCCTTCTCCCTCTCGTAGTCGAACTTGCACAGCAGCTGGCCTTCCTTCAGCACAAACTCGTCGCccttcctcagctgccggtcgcacacgcagcagcagaagcagttcAGGTGGTACACGCACTCCAGGGCGCGCATCACAAACTCCGTGGGCGCGATCTTCTCCATGCAGCCGCTGCACTTGGTGGCGAACAACCTGCGGAGAGACAGCGATTTGCTTCTGTCAGAGCCGGGATATTGTGGCCTTTACCTTATGGAAAACCTTTAAACCCAACGGATTAAAAATAGGATTATTTAACACTGTGTCCCAATCAGCTAAGCTGATCTTTGATCGTTGGTACAACACTTGTTCTATCTGTGCCTATGCTAGCTGCAATAAAtgcacccccctcccaccccccctttgTGTCGACCTGATGTTGAACACGcgagcttttattttgtttcaccGTTCTCGACTCGGACGTCTGATTAAGAGCCCATGTGACCTGCTGATCCTGCGGGCAGCACAAGGAAATGactcttccagcagcagctcatctgtcAAACCTTCTGGGGTGGctacacccccaccccaccccacccccgtcATTCCAAATGAGCTCAGTCATGGGCACCCAAACCTCCTCACAAAGCTATGAAAGCGATCGGATcccgggtcccccccccccccccctcatcgaGCCTCTACTGACATTTCATACATATCTTCCCTGAGCACGCCGCTCCGTATGCATCAGATAAGCTATCGCAGAGCATCGCCGACCGCTGGGCAGCTCCTGCTCCGCTCATATTTCATCTCCCCGTCAAATATCGCAGCTTTGTGGCGAAGCGCTGCCTCCGCGACCATTTCCTCGACAAcgcctccatcttctctttcATCGTTTCAGGAAGATGTTTGCATTGTTTTATTGGCGACTGAGAGCCATTTCATTTGCTCTCCGTTGCTTCCAAAAGAAGCCACGTTAGATGATACAAGGAGGCGGCGGGTGCGGATGATCTTGTCCAGCCGTAAAGCTGGATTTATTAGTAGCCTCTTTGTTTGCCCCGGTGTGGAAGACAGCTGGCAGCCGCCTATCTGTTTGTGGCGAACATCTATTTCATTGTGCTGGATAGAGAGGCAGCGGGATGAACAAGTGACATCATCCGCCAGCTCCGAAAAGGGATGAGCGATAGTGATGAATATAATGTGTAAATATGAGCGCGGGGAGACCAAAGGGTGCTTTTGTTATGGTAATGTTGTTATAGGTGCTGATGGAGCGCTGATATGCTGAGTGTATTCACACGTGgaactgtgtgtatgtgtgtttgtgtgtgtgtgtgtgtgtgtgtgtgcagctgcgtGCATCGTGGAAGCAGACTTTTATGCTATCTTCAGGAGATCCTATCAAATATGTTAATTGCATCCATAATCAACCCATATTTTGGGTtgaaggtggcagcagcagcaaaaaaaaaaaatagagctaTCAGAAACCGGCCTTCGCAGGGTCGACGGAATCCTTTAATCTTTCATTTATTACAATAAGTTAAGAAGATTATTATTCGACTATGGAAAACCTTGAGGATAATCctttgaaaaagaaatgttgGCACGTATCTCAAACAAGCAGGGTTCTAGTTTAGCTTAACTGCCAACCTGGATCTGGCGTCTAAACAAGCAACAAACCAGAGGAAGTAAAAGATCCGACACAGTCGCGTACGGACAACATGAATATtgagagaggtttttttttaacatatagATTTTAGCGAGCTTAGCGCGCTACGTGCTGCGATGAGGGCTGAAAGGCCAATGATTCCGTCATGTTTAGCTAATGATCGTTGGCTTAGGCTaagaaaaagaagcagggaACATTGAGGAAATGACTTGTTAGCGCACTTTTTGATAAGACCTCGGCATTCACCTACGGCTGCTTTTGCAAATCTTCCCATCTAGATGAAAACATTCTAATTCAGCCCCAgttcctttcttctttctcctcactgGGTCTAATCTTGTAAGCCATTATTTTTCTATTTCCCCTCTCTGTCACTTTGCATTATTTTTGCTGCTGTAATTCCTATTTGTCCCTTCTGGAATCTTCCTGTCTTGCTTTGTCCCTGCGTCTAATCCGGACTTTCTGCCTGTTTTCAGACCCCGGTCCCCATTCTCAGTGGGGTTCAGATGGAATAGCCACGCATGACGCTCCTTCTATGGCAACCACACCTCCACAGGAAGGCAACAGCGACTTTTCGGATGGGCAGAGAGGGCTTTGAGAAGCTGGCAGCAGAAGTAAATCCTTCTCTAAGGAACAAGGAGAATTAGCAGGGAGCAGTGGACTAGGGATTTAACCCTACCCCTCTCCTTTGAAAGGCACAGTCAGTCCCACTCCTGTGGCTAGCCACAatcaaacagaggaggaggagtggggaggcGGCAGTGGGGAGAGGAGAACACAAACTCCCTGAATGACACAAGCAGTGGATTGTGGAGGAGCCTAATCCCACTTTAATACCTTTCCAAGTTCAGCTGCTGAAGAATGCTCTTTAAAACAACACCACTGTGTGAGCAGTGAAGGTTGACCGGGGGGGAGGCACGCCATTCAACCTCCCCAACATTACCTGATTAGTGGTTTGAGGAGCAGGCCAGCGGGCCGAGGTGCTCCaaggagccagaggagaagaTGTAAATGATGACATTATATATCGAAAAACACAGGGACGGGAGCTGCCGCGGCTCTCCCCTCGACCCTGCCAGGATATCAAAGATCTCAGAGCGCTGTAGGTGCGACCGAGCGCATCATTTACGGCCTTCTGCCTCTGCTTGATCTCGGTGCCCCGTCATGCTCAAGGCCCGCTTCAGATCTGCTCTCTGGACCCTTCGTGGCTGCGTGCGTAACATGACTCTCGGTGTCGCAGAGGCGGCCCCGTCAGCAGTGTTAAGCTAATTTAAAAAAGACCACCAGCATAATGACCCACGTCGAGGCTTttgccttttcctcccctccccccccgcaCCTGAACGCGCAGATCAAGCCGCCAGACCCTCCCGTGTGGATCAATGGCTGCATCTCGAGCACAGAGAACTGTCAATATTTACCCAGGCCTCCCCAGAACCGGACTCATAAATGAAGAAAAGGTCCCGTCTCAGCACATTGCTGTCCCAGAGGAATCATCACGTCCCCCTTTTTAATCCTGTGTCCACATACCTGTAATCCCTTGTCTGTTCTTTCTCACGTTATCAATGGTTTTCACCCCACCGTCATGGCAGATTATCGCACCGCTGAGGCTCGTAACCCCGCCGGCCGTGTTTGTGGCTAACGTAAAACTTAAATGAAATCCCAACTAAAAAAGCTTTCTGATGGGTTTCCAaggggttttgtttttaatctttttgtcACCAAAGTAGCAATTAATAAAACTTTTAACCAGTGATTTTATTCAACGAGCTAAATATGAATGTGGGAATTTTGGTTTTCTAATAGTGTGAATAATTTTGTCCATGATTTTGTttgcagttatttattttttttatacccTGGTTTAAGAAAAGAAATTAGATTCAATGCTATGACcattttgaatttgaatttggACATTTAAAGACATTTGTCTGCATAAAGAGTCCAAAAAGTCTCTCAAaccctcctttttcttctcagcCTCCCTTTGAAAAGGCAACTTAAAGTGTGACAGCGTCTTAAGCTTTCACCACATGTTGCCAGTGATTTTCATTCTACGGACATTACATTTAATGATTCTGTCGCAGTGATAAGCATCAGACTGGGTGGGATAAAAGAATCCCTGGAGAATGAGGGAAAGCGGTGGGTCGGGGAGACTGGAGCTGCTTATGGCGCTGGATAATCATGCTACATTTAGCAACACGTGCAGATGTCTTTCCTTTTATTGTCGAACGGCAGTATAGAGAATTGCCAGAACAATTTCGGGAGGAGCATTCTGGGCTATTATGTCACCACATCTCTCTCAGAAACAGAGGGGATGAGGATTatccaggcagcagctggaagctATTACTTTGAAGATGGGCCCTCGTGTTGGAGCAGGAAACCTGTGACCACGCCAATCACCACAGAGGTGAGAGATGAAGCCTCAGAGGCAGGTCAGGCGAGGGCGGGAACGACCGGCCAAATGGGCTCATATAGCTACTATGGTTTGTTGAGTTAGCCTCCAGGTGGCTTACCTCCATTGAAAACCTCCAAACAAGCCAAAAATCAATAAACGTCCCATTTTTAATTGCATTCAAATGAGTGAATCTTGTGCGTTTTTTATGTTTCTTAgcagaaaagaggagcagaatcTGAGGGATTAAAGGTTTGAACGGCAGTGATCCTCTCATCTCGTGCTCAAGTTTTCAAACGCACCCAAATGTTCAGCCGCTCCCGTCTTCTGTCGGCTGTCTGGATAATTCCCCACTGTATCTGACTCGGAGGTGGCGGAGGTCTCGCAACCGCTCCTCAGGAGACGCGCCTCCTTCTGTACGTGCAAATTGGCGAAGCCGGAGAAGAAAGCGTTTGATACGCAGATGTTTCGAAAATTACTTTATGATGGTCCCGTTGTCCTCGGTATGCGGCAAAGTAGAGGCTGACCACAGTTTAAAAATAGTTCCCTGACTTTCGCCAATACCAGGCTTTGATTGCTTGCAGAGGTGCAGATGTGAAAAGCTTATTCACCTGCATGTGTAAAGCGGCATCTACAGCGAATCCTGGTCCATTCATCGCCtatgaaggtggggggggcaacaacCTTCAGAACATGAGTATCATGGGCCTTGTAATGCTGCTTCCATAAAAGACCTCTTGAGCTGACCTTGTTTCATAGTATCAGCATTTCTCTTTGGAGCATAGATTCATGGAGAGTAatgaagccaaataaaaagTGCCATCCTTCTGCTCCCAGGGGCCAGCTCCAGTCAGCTCTAAAAGCTGCTTAATCACCATCCCGTGCTTACCGCATTAGCATAATAATGGCCTTTAAATTGAggctctttgttttttaattaaactccCAGCAGGTAAAAGTAAAACACATTAACGGAAGATGTGTACACCACTAATGGCCCAAAGGTGCCTTCTTCATCACACCGCTCTGGCCACGGGGTTTTCCTTGTTCCTGCAGTGAGGTGCAGCACCGGCTGCCTGCGAGCTCACGGGGGAGAAATGAGAGGACGTGATTGCACTTGGCATAGCAAAAGATAATAGCAGACGAGCTGTGTGAGTGGATGCGTGTGCACCTGCCCGAACTCTCACAGGGGACGCTTATTAAAGGCTGCTGAGCAGGACTACAGCGGATCTACAAAGAGAGACGGCTCGCAGTTAGTCTGCCGTGgtaacgacccccccccccccccccccgctcaaaCACGTCggtcaggagaacatcaggacgTTTGAACGTAGCGGTCGTTACAGGCCGTGGCGTTTGGAATGTATCTGCAcccaaatcaaacacacacacacatgcaagcaaaggatttcatttttcattaatTGAccaatattttataaatatatgggttattattattattgctgttgtggttgttgttattattagtgATAATAATTGTAGCATTTCTTAATATTATATcaatttatttgtatttacagGTCAGGATGATTAGAATTCTGCAGATATATACAGCATAGTTACATCTATAGTACTTAAACTTTACAggggaaaatacattttcaaaagcacttattgatttatttttttcatacaTGCCAATATACATATTATATATCTAAAGTAAACAGCATTTAGCACCCTGGGCTTTGTTTTTGTCGCTCCAGCAGTGTTCCTACTGCTGTCTTTTATTTTgccaaattctttttttttttagctcgaCATCTCTACTTTTGTTTTAACACGGGTTTTCCTGTAGTCGGATGGCTTTATTTCTATGGCAACATGAGCTCCTATGTGCTGGAATGCTTCTCAGTCCAGTTTTGAGCCAGACCGCCGTCCCAGGCGTGTCTATAGGTAATGCAGCACTGTACAGCTGCACAAAGAACCCCTCACCCTTAAGCCATTGTTCAAATGAGCTCATTCCCGTGTCTACGCCGACTGTTTTTGGAGGTGCTAATTCTacaatgagaggaaaaaaaaggctgcgTAGATCTTTGAGGGTTTCTAAATCAGCCCACCCTGCTGGTGTCATCATATGAGAGTTATTGTCAGATAAGGCGACgtgttcacacacatgcagctccacATGCAAGACGCCGGGGCTAGTTTTGTAGCACGGAGCGACCCGATGCCTCTCCTTCACGTGTTGCGCCTAATGAGTCACTAGGAAAACAACGTGGAAATAATCCCCCCCAGCCACACAGGTAGAACAAAGCTCATGGAGTGAAAAGGACAGTGTactgggcagaggaggaggctaaGTACACATCTAAATACAAGAGTAAGCAGGCAGGCACACATGATGCTGTTTGGACAGCTGCTGTTCCCCACTATGTAAAATGAGTGCAACATCGCATTAAAGCTCAGTTTCTACagcccaaacaaacaaaagtccCCGAAACAGCATCGGGGAAGGAAATTATGCTGGGAAAGATCGGTGCagcatttgattttattttccttttgaattcccgttttattgtgttttccaCGTGGGACGGACGCCAGGGCAAACAACCCGAAATTCCGGTGTGAAATAGTTTGTAAAGGCGGTCGCTGCCGAGACCTGACATAGTTACAACACCTGTGAAATCATCGGCCCAGCTGTT is a window of Takifugu flavidus isolate HTHZ2018 chromosome 5, ASM371156v2, whole genome shotgun sequence DNA encoding:
- the lmx1bb gene encoding LIM homeobox transcription factor 1, beta b, with the protein product MLDGIKLEDHPLRSGQATLGVMLGSDCHHPSVCEGCQRPISDRFLMRVNDSSWHEECLQCTVCQQPLTTSCYFRERKLYCKHDYQQLFATKCSGCMEKIAPTEFVMRALECVYHLNCFCCCVCDRQLRKGDEFVLKEGQLLCKFDYEREKDLLSSVSPDDSDSEKSDDEELDIKQEKGISQGKGDDSKDSRRPKRPRTILTTQQRRAFKASFEVSSKPCRKVRETLAAETGLSVRVVQVWFQNQRAKMKKLARRQQQQQEQQNSQRLGQEVMSNRMEGMMNSFTPLAPPQQQLVAMDQNGYSTDPFQQGLTPPQMPGDHMNPYGNDSILHDIDSDTSLTSLSDCFMASSEVSSLQARVGNPIDRLYSMQNSYFAS